A region of Equus przewalskii isolate Varuska chromosome 29, EquPr2, whole genome shotgun sequence DNA encodes the following proteins:
- the TCF20 gene encoding transcription factor 20 isoform X5, protein MQSFREQSSYHGNQQSYPQEVHSSSRIEEFSPRQAQMFQNFGGAGGGSGGSGGSSGGGRRGAAAAAAAMASETSGHQGYQGFRKEAGDFYYMAGNKDPVATGTPQPPQRRPSGPVQSYGPPQGSSFGNQYGSEGHVGQFQAQHSALGGVSHYQQDYTGPFSPGSAQYQQQASSQQQQQQVQQLRQQLYQSHQPLPQATGQPASGSSHLQPMQRPSTLPSSATGYQLRVGQFGQHYQSSAASSSSSSFPSPQRFSQSGQSYDGSYSVNAGSQYEGHNVGSNAQAYGTQSNYSYQPQSLKNFEQAKIPQGTQQGQQQQQQQQQQQQQQQQQQQQQQQQQQQQQQQQQQQQHPPQHVMQYSNTATKLPLQSQVGQYSQPEVPVRSPMQFHQNFSPISNPSPAASVVQSPSCSSTPSPLMQSGENLQCGQGNVPVGSRNRILQLMPQLSPTPSMMPSPNSHAAGFKGFGLEGVPEKRLTDPGLSSLSALSTQVANLPNTVQHMLLSDALTPQKKTSKRPSSSSKKADSCTNSEGSSQPEEQLKSPMAESLDGGCSSSSEDQGERVRQLSGQSTSSDTTYKGGASEKAGSSPAQGAQNEAPRLSASPAAREEAASPGAKDASLSSEGNPKVNEKTVGVIVSREAMTSRVEKPSGQDKGSQEDDPTATQRPPSTGGAKETSHTSLPQPDPPGGGSKGNKNGDNSNHNGDGNGQSGHSAVGPGFIGRTEPSKSPGSLRYSYKDSFGSAMPRNVSGFPQYPTGQDKGDFSGHGERKGRNEKFPSLLQEVLQGYHHHPDRRYSRSAQEHQGMAGSLEGATRPNVLVSQTNELASRGLLNKSIGSLLENPHWGPWERKSSNTAPEMKQINLADYPIPRKFEIEPQSSAHEPGGSLSERRSVICDISPLRQIVRDPAAHSLGHMGTDTRLGRNERLNPSLSQSVILPGGLVSMETKLKSQSGQIKEEDFEQSKSQASFNNKKSGDHCHTSIKHESYRGNASPGAAAHDSISDYGPQDSRPTPMRRVPGRVGGREGMRGRSPSQYHDFSEKLKMSPGRSRGPGGDPHHMNPHMTFSERANRSSLHAPFSPNSESLASAYHTNTRAHAYGDPSAGLNSQLHYKRQMYQQQQEEYKDWGSSSAQGVIAAAQHRQEGPRKSPRQQQFLDRVRSPLKNDKDGMMYGPPMGTYHDPSGQEGGRCLMSSDGLSNKGIELKHGSQKLQQESCWDLSRQTSPAKSSGPPGMSSQKRYGPPLETDGHGLAESTQSSKPSNVMLRLPGQEDHSSQNPLIMRRRVRSFISPIPSKRHSQDVKNSNPEDKGRLLHPSKEGADKAFNSYAHLSHSQDIKSLPKRESSKDLPSPDSRNCPAVTLTSPAKTKILPPRKGRGLKLEAIVQKITSPNIRRSASSNSAEAGGDTVTLDDILSLKSGPPEGGGGTVQDAEMEKRKGEVVSDLVCPKNQELNVEKPLARSSEEWRGSGDDKVKTETHPDAITGGKESSGAMTSATSQKPGSNQGRPDGSLGGAAPLIFPDSKNVPPAGVLVSEAKANPKAEEKENDTVTISPKQEGFPPKGYFPSGKKKGRPIGSVNKQKKQQQPPPPPPQPPQIPEGSADGEPKPKKQRQRRERRKPGAQPRKRKTKQAVPIVEPQEPEIKLKYATQPLDKTDAKNKSFFPYIHVVNKCELGAVCTIINAEEEEQTKLVRGRKGPRSLTPPPSSTESKVLPASSFMLQGPVVTESSVMGHLVCCLCGKWASYRNMGDLFGPFYPQDYAATLPKNPPPKRAMEMQSKVKVRHKSASNGSKTDTEEEEEQQQQQKEQRSLAAHPRFKRRHRSEDCGGGPRSLSRGLPCKKATTEGSSEKTVLDSKPSVPTTSEGGPELELQIPELPLDSNEFWVHEGCILWANGIYLVCGRLYGLQEALEIAREMKCSHCQEAGATLGCYNKGCSFRYHYPCAIDADCLLHEENFSVRCPKHKVRLWR, encoded by the coding sequence ATGCAGTCCTTTCGGGAGCAAAGCAGTTACCACGGAAACCAGCAGAGCTACCCACAGGAGGTACACAGCTCATCCCGGATAGAAGAGTTCAGCCCTCGTCAGGCCCAGATGTTCCAGAATTTTGGGGGTGcaggtggtggtagtggtggcagtggtggcagcagtggtggtggACGGCgaggagcagcagctgctgcagcaGCCATGGCTAGTGAAACCTCTGGCCATCAGGGCTACCAGGGTTTTAGGAAGGAGGCTGGAGACTTCTACTACATGGCAGGCAACAAAGACCCCGTGGCAACAGGAACCCCGCAGCCTCCTCAGCGAAGGCCTTCTGGGCCTGTGCAGAGCTATGGACCCCCCCAGGGGAGCAGCTTTGGCAATCAGTATGGGAGTGAGGGTCACGTGGGCCAGTTTCAAGCACAGCACTCTGCCCTTGGTGGTGTGTCTCATTATCAGCAGGATTACACGGGGCCTTTCTCTCCAGGGAGTGCTCAGTACCAACAgcaggcctccagccaacagcagcagcagcaagtaCAGCAGTTGAGACAACAGCTTTACCAGTCCCATCAGCCTCTGCCACAAGCCACTGGCCAGCCAGCATCCGGCTCTTCCCATCTGCAACCAATGCAGCGGCCCTCGACTCTACCATCCTCTGCTACTGGTTACCAGTTAAGAGTAGGTCAGTTTGGCCAACACTACCAGTCTTCTgccgcctcctcttcctcctcctccttcccttcaccACAGCGTTTCAGCCAGTCTGGGCAGAGCTATGATGGCAGTTACAGTGTGAATGCTGGATCCCAGTATGAAGGACATAATGTGGGTTCTAATGCACAGGCTTATGGAACACAGTCAAATTATAGCTATCAGCCTCAATCCTTGAAAAATTTTGAACAAGCAAAGATTCCACAAGGGacccagcaggggcagcagcagcagcagcaacaacaacaacaacaacaacaacaacaacaacagcaacagcagcagcagcaacaacaacagcagcagcagcagcagcagcagcagcagcagcaccctcCTCAGCATGTGATGCAGTACAGCAACACTGCCACCAAACTGCCCCTGCAAAGCCAGGTGGGGCAGTACAGCCAGCCCGAGGTTCCTGTGAGGTCCCCCATGCAGTTTCACCAGAACTTCAGCCCCATTTCTAACCCTTCCCCAGCTGCCTCTGTGGTTCAGTCTCCAAGCTGTAGCTCTACCCCATCTCCTCTTATGCAGAGTGGGGAGAATCTCCAGTGTGGGCAAGGCAATGTGCCCGTGGGTTCCAGAAACAGAATTTTACAGTTAATGCCTCAACTCAGCCCAACGCCATCAATGATGCCCAGTCCTAATTCTCATGCTGCAGGCTTCAAAGGGTTTGGACTAGAAGGAGTGCCAGAAAAGCGACTGACAGATCCTGGGTTGAGTAGTTTGAGTGCCCTGAGTACTCAAGTGGCCAATCTTCCTAATACTGTCCAGCACATGCTACTTTCTGATGCCCTGACACCTCAGAAGAAGACCTCTAAGAGGCCCTCCTCATCCTCTAAGAAAGCAGACAGCTGCACAAACTCCGAAGGCTCCTCACAGCCTGAAGAACAGCTGAAGTCCCCCATGGCAGAGTCACTGGATGGAGGCTGCTCCAGCAGTTCTGAAGACCAAGGCGAGAGAGTGAGGCAGCTAAGTGGCCAGAGCACCAGCTCTGACACCACCTACAAGGGTGGAGCCTCCGAGAAAGCTGGCTCCTCACCAGCACAAGGCGCTCAGAATGAAGCCCCCAGACTCAGTGCCAGTCCTGCAGCCAGAGAAGAGGCTGCCTCGCCTGGTGCTAAGGATGCATCATTGTCATCTGAGGGCAACCCAAAAGTCAATGAGAAGACAGTTGGGGTGATTGTCTCCCGGGAAGCCATGACAAGTCGAGTAGAAAAGCCCAGTGGACAAGATAAAGGCTCCCAGGAGGATGATCCTACAGCCACTCAAAGGCCACCCAGCACTGGCGGAGCAAAGGAAACCAGTCACACATCACTTCCCCAGCCAGACCCTCCGGGAGGAGGgagcaaaggaaacaagaatgGAGATAACTCCAACCACAATGGAGATGGCAATGGCCAGAGCGGGCACTCCGCAGTGGGCCCTGGTTTTATAGGCAGAACTGAGCCTAGCAAATCTCCTGGAAGCCTACGCTATAGTTACAAAGATAGTTTTGGGTCAGCCATGCCAAGAAATGTCAGTGGCTTTCCTCAGTACCCTACAGGACAAGATAAGGGGGATTTCAGTGGCCACGGGGAGCGAAAGGGTAGAAATGAGAAGTTccccagcctcctgcaggaagTGCTTCAGGGTTACCACCACCACCCTGACAGGAGATACTCTAGGAGTGCTCAGGAGCATCAGGGCATGGCGGGGAGCCTAGAAGGAGCCACGAGGCCTAATGTCTTAGTTAGTCAAACCAATGAATTAGCTAGCAGGGGCCTTTTGAACAAAAGCATTGGGTCCCTATTAGAAAACCCCCACTGGGGCCCTTGGGAAAGGAAATCAAGCAACACGGCTCCTGAAATGAAACAGATCAATTTGGCTGACTATCCAATTCCCAGAAAGTTTGAAATAGAGCCTCAGTCATCAGCCCATGAGCCCGGGGGTTCCCTCTCTGAAAGAAGATCAGTGATCTGTGATATTTCTCCACTAAGACAGATTGTCAGGGACCCGGCAGCTCACTCATTGGGACACATGGGCACTGATACCAGACTTGGGAGGAATGAACGTCTCAATCCAAGTTTAAGTCAGTCGGTCATTCTTCCAGGTGGGTTGGTGTCCATGGAAACAAAGCTGAAATCCCAGAGTGGGCAGATAAAAGAAGAAGACTTTGAACAATCCAAATCCCAAGCTAGTTTCAACAACAAGAAATCTGGAGACCACTGCCATACGAGCATCAAGCATGAGTCTTACCGGGGCAATGCCAGCCCTGGAGCAGCAGCCCATGACTCCATCTCAGACTATGGCCCACAAGACAGCAGACCCACACCAATGCGGCGGGTCCCCGGCAGAGTTGGTGGTCGGGAGGGCATGAGGGGTCGGTCCCCTTCTCAGTATCatgatttttcagaaaaattgaagatgtctcctgggaggagcagaggcccaggggGAGACCCTCATCACATGAACCCCCACATGACCTTTTCAGAGAGGGCCAACAGGAGTTCTTTACACGCTCCCTTTTCTCCCAACTCAGAAAGCCTGGCCTCTGCTTATCACACAAACACTCGTGCTCATGCTTATGGAGACCCCAGTGCAGGTTTGAATTCTCAGCTCCATTATAAGAGACAGATGTACCAACAGCAGCAAGAGGAATATAAAGACTGGGGCAGCAGCTCTGCTCAGGGAGTAATCGCTGCGGCACAGCACAGGCAGGAGGGGCCGAGGAAGAGCCCGAGGCAGCAGCAGTTTCTTGACAGAGTCCGGAGCCCTCTAAAAAATGACAAAGACGGTATGATGTATGGCCCACCCATGGGGACGTACCATGACCCCAGTGGTCAGGAAGGTGGGCGCTGCCTCATGTCTAGTGATGGTCTGTCTAACAAAGGCATTGAGTTGAAGCATGGCTCCCAGAAGTTACAGCAAGAATCTTGTTGGGATCTTTCTCGGCAAACTTCTCCAGCCAAAAGCAGTGGTCCTCCAGGAATGTCCAGTCAAAAAAGGTATGGACCACCCCTGGAGACTGATGGACATGGACTAGCTGAGTCTACACAGTCATCCAAACCTAGTAACGTTATGCTAAGGCTTCCAGGTCAAGAGGATCATTCTTCTCAAAACCCCTTAATCATGAGAAGGCGTGTCCGTTCTTTTATCTCTCCCATCCCCAGTAAGAGACACTCACAAGATGTGAAGAACAGTAACCCTGAAGATAAAGGGCGCCTCCTTCACCCCTCAAAAGAAGGCGCTGATAAAGCATTCAACTCCTATGCCCATCTTTCTCACAGTCAGGATATCAAGTCTCTCCCCAAGAGGGAGTCCTCCAAGGACCTTCCAAGTCCCGACAGTAGGAACTGCCCTGCTGTCACTCTCACAAGTCCTGCTAAGACCAAAATACTGCCCCCACGGAAAGGACGGGGATTGAAACTGGAAGCTATAGTTCAGAAGATCACGTCCCCGAACATCAGGAGGAGTGCATCCTCAAACAGCGCGGAGGCTGGGGGAGACACGGTGACTCTCGATGACATACTGTCTTTGAAGAGTGGCCCTCCCGAAGGTGGAGGTGGTACTGTTCAGGAtgctgagatggagaagagaaaaggtgaGGTTGTATCTGACCTGGTCTGTCCGAAAAACCAGGAGTTGAACGTGGAAAAGCCTCTTGCAAGGTCTTCAGAGGAGTGGCGTGGTAGTGGGGACGACAAAGTGAAGACCGAGACACACCCCGATGCAATCACGGGTGGAAAGGAATCCTCTGGTGCCATGACATCGGCAACCTCACAGAAGCCTGGAAGTAACCAAGGGAGACCAGATGGCTCCCTGGGTGGGGCAGCACCTTTAATCTTTCCTGACTCAAAGAATGTACCTCCAGCGGGCGTATTGGTCTCTGAGGCAAAGGCAAACCCCAAGGCTGAAGAGAAGGAGAACGATACAGTGACGATTTCCCCCAAACAAGAGGGTTTCCCCCCGAAGGGATATTTTCcatcaggaaagaagaaggggagaCCCATTGGTAGTGTgaataagcaaaagaaacaacagcaGCCACCGCCTCCACCCCCTCAGCCCCCTCAGATACCAGAAGGTTCCGCAGATGGAGAGCCCAAGCCAAAAAAGCAgaggcaaagaagagagagaaggaagcctgGGGCACAGCCAAGGAAGCGGAAAACCAAACAGGCAGTTCCCATTGTAGAACCCCAAGAACCTGAGATCAAGCTAAAGTACGCCACCCAGCCACTGGATAAAACTGATGCCAAGAACAAGTCTTTTTTCCCTTACATCCATGTAGTAAACAAGTGTGAACTTGGAGCCGTTTGTACAATCATCAAtgcagaagaagaagaacagaCCAAATTGGTGAGGGGTCGGAAGGGTCCAAGGTCTCTGACCCCTCCACCCAGCAGCACTGAAAGCAAGGTGCTCCCAGCTTCGTCCTTTATGCTGCAGGGACCTGTTGTGACAGAGTCTTCTGTTATGGGGCACCTGGTTTGCTGTCTGTGTGGCAAATGGGCCAGTTACCGGAACATGGGCGACCTTTTTGGACCCTTTTATCCCCAAGATTATGCAGCCACTCTCCCGAAGAATCCGCCTCCTAAGAGAGCCATGGAAATGCAGAGCAAAGTGAAGGTACGGCACAAAAGCGCTTCGAATGGCTCCAAGACGGacactgaggaggaggaagagcagcagcagcagcagaaggagcagaggagCCTGGCCGCCCACCCCAGGTTTAAGCGGCGACACCGCTCTGAAGACTGTGGAGGAGGCCCTCGATCCCTGTCCAGGGGGCTCCCTTGTAAAAAAGCAACCACCGAGGGCAGCAGCGAAAAGACAGTTTTGGACTCAAAGCCCTCCGTGCCCACCACTTCAGAAGGCGGCCCTGAGCTGGAGTTACAAATCCCTGAACTACCTCTTGACAGCAATGAATTTTGGGTCCACGAGGGTTGTATTCTCTGGGCCAATGGAATCTACCTGGTCTGTGGCAGGCTCTATGGCCTGCAGGAAGCGCTGGAAATAGCCAGAGAGATG